A single genomic interval of Pontibacter deserti harbors:
- the arfB gene encoding alternative ribosome rescue aminoacyl-tRNA hydrolase ArfB, producing the protein MDLQERGFEKELQFQSSRSGGAGGQNVNKVASKVELRFHVESSALLSDEEKALVQQKLASRMNSEGYLQVVCQDERSQLQNKELCISRFYELVRQALTRQKKRKATKPTHASVKQRLESKKRQAQKKANRRFND; encoded by the coding sequence ATGGACTTACAGGAAAGAGGTTTTGAAAAGGAGTTGCAGTTCCAGTCAAGCAGGAGCGGCGGCGCGGGCGGCCAGAACGTAAACAAAGTAGCCAGTAAAGTGGAGCTTCGGTTTCATGTGGAAAGTTCTGCGTTGCTGAGCGATGAAGAAAAGGCCCTGGTGCAACAAAAACTGGCAAGCCGGATGAACAGCGAAGGTTACCTGCAGGTAGTTTGCCAGGATGAACGAAGCCAGTTGCAGAATAAAGAGTTATGCATATCCAGATTTTACGAACTCGTACGCCAGGCACTTACCAGGCAAAAGAAGAGAAAGGCTACAAAACCAACACACGCATCGGTAAAGCAACGACTGGAGAGCAAAAAGCGGCAGGCCCAGAAAAAAGCCAACAGGCGGTTTAATGATTAG
- a CDS encoding alpha-amylase family protein, producing the protein MEERDLWYKRAIIYALDVETFQDSNGDGIGDFQGLISRLDYLDTLGITCIWLLPFYPTPNRDNGYDVMDYYNVDKRLGDLGDFAIFMKEAKERGMKVIVDLVVNHTSNQHPWFQEARRDENSKYRNYYTWVKEKPEELIGKPAFADKQNGIWEWDEEAGMYYLHRFYAHQPDLNIASPDVRREIHHIMRFWLLMGVSGFRVDAAHILVQSDSENDKDEFYDLVEDMREFITMHSRDAILVAEASGPPHVVGSFFKAKERMHMMFNFLLNQHLFLAFARKEGAPIAKGLKMLPETVYSSQWLNFLRHHDELNIEDLEKSEQEDIFKVFAPEEDMKIFGRGIRRRLAPIFNGNRNRLELAYSLLFTLPGTPMLQYGAEIGMGDDLTLPERNSVRTAMQWEDAPNGGFSDTTEELIRPVISKGKFSYKKINVIEQQCDPGSFLNWIERLIRLRRQFLELGSGDYTILDTDNRKVFVHSSHLDYTLIALHNLSNQGCHVTLEELQQKGQFIKEVFSNKPYAAPDNGRVELDAYGYRWFRLKPKQVKKKQVVKA; encoded by the coding sequence ATGGAAGAAAGAGATCTATGGTACAAACGAGCCATTATTTATGCTTTAGATGTTGAAACCTTTCAGGATTCGAACGGAGATGGCATCGGTGATTTTCAAGGGTTGATCAGCCGGCTGGATTACCTGGACACGTTAGGTATAACCTGTATCTGGCTGCTTCCTTTTTATCCCACCCCTAACCGCGATAATGGCTACGATGTAATGGATTACTATAATGTAGATAAGCGCTTAGGTGATCTGGGAGACTTTGCCATTTTTATGAAGGAAGCTAAAGAGCGGGGAATGAAAGTTATTGTGGATCTGGTGGTGAACCATACTTCAAACCAGCACCCATGGTTCCAGGAGGCCCGGCGGGATGAGAACTCAAAGTATAGAAACTATTATACATGGGTTAAAGAGAAACCTGAAGAGCTGATAGGGAAGCCAGCCTTTGCAGATAAACAAAATGGTATTTGGGAGTGGGACGAAGAAGCCGGTATGTACTACCTGCACCGTTTTTACGCACATCAGCCCGACCTGAATATAGCGAGTCCAGATGTACGGAGAGAGATTCACCATATCATGCGTTTTTGGTTACTGATGGGTGTGTCTGGCTTTAGAGTAGATGCAGCACATATACTGGTGCAAAGCGACAGCGAAAACGATAAAGATGAGTTCTATGACCTGGTGGAGGATATGAGGGAATTTATAACCATGCACAGCCGTGATGCCATACTAGTGGCAGAAGCATCGGGGCCGCCGCACGTGGTGGGTTCTTTTTTTAAAGCCAAAGAGCGGATGCATATGATGTTTAACTTCCTGCTGAACCAACACCTGTTCCTTGCTTTTGCACGCAAAGAAGGCGCTCCTATTGCCAAAGGTCTTAAAATGTTACCCGAAACTGTTTACTCATCGCAATGGCTTAACTTCCTGCGTCACCACGACGAGCTGAACATCGAAGACCTGGAAAAATCAGAGCAGGAGGATATATTTAAAGTATTTGCGCCCGAAGAAGACATGAAAATTTTTGGGCGGGGCATCAGGCGCAGGCTGGCTCCTATATTTAACGGTAACCGTAACCGGCTTGAGCTGGCTTATAGTTTATTGTTTACACTACCGGGCACTCCCATGCTGCAATATGGCGCTGAAATAGGTATGGGAGATGACCTGACATTACCTGAGCGCAACAGCGTACGGACTGCTATGCAATGGGAAGATGCTCCTAACGGCGGCTTTTCAGATACAACAGAGGAGTTGATCAGGCCTGTTATCAGCAAAGGCAAGTTTAGCTACAAAAAAATAAATGTTATTGAACAGCAATGTGACCCGGGCTCTTTCCTGAACTGGATAGAGCGCCTGATCCGGTTGCGGCGCCAGTTCCTGGAACTTGGTAGTGGCGATTATACCATCCTAGATACAGATAACAGAAAAGTGTTTGTACACAGCAGCCACCTTGATTATACACTTATAGCCTTACATAATCTCAGTAACCAGGGATGCCATGTAACACTGGAAGAACTGCAACAGAAAGGGCAGTTTATAAAAGAAGTATTCAGCAACAAGCCATACGCAGCACCCGACAATGGTAGAGTAGAACTGGATGCATATGGCTATCGTTGGTTCAGGTTAAAGCCAAAGCAGGTGAAAAAGAAACAAGTAGTTAAAGCTTAG
- a CDS encoding cyanophycinase: METVKGKLIALGGGDDEGLIKLIRSEICDLQSHIEVIATATPRPSDAVDSAQAYKEAFEELGCSSVHFMRIDEEHEADLPENLERIAKADVIFFTGGDQVRLAKFLNDSKFLDIMQQRYRKEDIIISGTSAGAAVMSDRMIYDGYGHYSLIKGEMKTTHGFSFINNVYIDTHFAERGRFGRLAHAVAHDPTHIGIGLSEETGIIIKEGDQVEVFGPGVVTIIDASQVKFSRVRKAEENEPIAVENLVMHLLVEGYRYCLRDHLFQPVEYGAPALNGKTVAIRK, encoded by the coding sequence ATGGAAACAGTAAAAGGAAAATTGATTGCGCTTGGCGGCGGCGACGACGAAGGACTTATAAAATTGATACGATCTGAAATATGTGACCTACAGTCGCATATAGAAGTGATTGCCACTGCTACGCCCAGGCCATCTGATGCTGTTGACTCTGCACAGGCTTATAAAGAAGCTTTTGAAGAACTGGGATGCAGTAGCGTGCACTTTATGCGCATAGATGAAGAACACGAAGCAGACTTGCCTGAAAACCTGGAGCGGATCGCGAAAGCGGATGTGATCTTTTTTACAGGAGGCGACCAGGTAAGACTTGCCAAATTCCTGAACGACTCAAAGTTTCTGGACATAATGCAACAACGTTACCGCAAAGAAGACATCATCATTTCAGGAACCAGTGCCGGTGCCGCCGTTATGTCTGACAGAATGATATATGACGGGTACGGACATTACTCACTGATTAAAGGTGAAATGAAAACAACGCATGGCTTTAGTTTCATCAACAATGTTTACATCGATACTCACTTTGCAGAACGTGGCCGCTTTGGCCGATTAGCCCATGCCGTAGCCCACGACCCCACGCATATTGGTATTGGCCTGAGCGAAGAAACAGGTATTATCATTAAAGAAGGAGATCAGGTAGAAGTATTTGGGCCGGGTGTTGTAACTATAATTGATGCCAGCCAGGTAAAATTCTCGAGAGTGCGCAAAGCTGAAGAAAACGAACCTATTGCGGTAGAAAATCTTGTAATGCACCTTTTGGTAGAAGGGTATCGCTATTGCCTGCGTGACCACCTGTTTCAGCCGGTAGAGTACGGAGCACCTGCCTTAAACGGCAAAACTGTAGCAATACGAAAATAA
- a CDS encoding DUF72 domain-containing protein, with translation MDFGKLQNIDHVDFTLPSDHPDTQRLLQAHKQDSKPEVYIGLPVWVNKSWIGSIYPATMREKDSLLWYAKQFNTIELNSTHYHIPGDTTIERWRNSVPKGFKFCPKFPQLISHESALRSTQSITATFCEAIAGLEDNLGCSFLQLPPYFGPDQLPDLEEFLKFIPETIPVAVELRHPEWFVDNIASLELFEVLEKYGVGTVLTDVAGRRDVLHMRLTTPSAMVRFVGNGLHPTDYTRIDAWVERLKHWFDNGLQQLYFFVHEPDNTLAPDLAIYLIEKLNKTCGLDLKVPKKYVQPMQGELF, from the coding sequence ATGGATTTCGGGAAATTACAGAACATAGACCACGTAGATTTTACACTACCGTCAGATCATCCTGATACTCAGCGTTTGTTGCAAGCCCATAAACAAGACAGCAAGCCCGAAGTATACATTGGATTACCGGTTTGGGTAAACAAATCCTGGATAGGAAGTATATACCCGGCTACCATGCGCGAGAAAGATTCACTGTTATGGTATGCCAAACAATTCAACACTATCGAGCTTAACAGTACCCATTACCATATACCAGGCGATACAACAATAGAGCGCTGGCGTAACTCGGTGCCGAAAGGCTTCAAATTTTGCCCAAAGTTTCCGCAACTCATCAGCCACGAGAGTGCCCTGCGCAGTACGCAAAGTATAACTGCTACCTTCTGCGAAGCTATTGCCGGACTGGAAGATAACCTGGGATGCTCATTTTTGCAGTTACCGCCATATTTCGGCCCGGACCAGTTACCTGACCTCGAAGAGTTCCTGAAGTTTATTCCTGAAACCATACCAGTAGCTGTAGAGCTGCGCCACCCCGAATGGTTTGTTGATAACATAGCCAGCCTGGAGCTGTTTGAGGTGCTGGAAAAGTATGGCGTAGGTACGGTACTAACAGATGTAGCCGGACGACGCGATGTGCTGCACATGCGCCTGACTACCCCATCAGCTATGGTACGTTTTGTAGGCAACGGCCTGCACCCAACAGACTATACCCGCATTGATGCCTGGGTAGAAAGACTGAAGCATTGGTTTGATAATGGGCTGCAGCAGCTATACTTCTTTGTGCATGAGCCCGACAACACGTTAGCGCCTGATCTGGCTATTTACCTGATCGAAAAGCTGAATAAAACATGTGGTCTGGATCTGAAGGTGCCAAAGAAGTATGTACAGCCTATGCAGGGTGAATTGTTTTAA
- a CDS encoding OmpP1/FadL family transporter yields the protein MKSKILALLGSTLLTGTAMAGGYQVNLASQRQIGMGHTGTGLVTGTSSIFFNPGAMAQARNGVTIGASAIISKIAYEAPESYNTIQADNPTGTPFQVYGVYGITDKLKAGLGVYTPFGSTVNWGDEWNGRFGLNELTLQAIFVQPTLSYQITEKLGIGAGFVYSFGGVNLQRSIPLENNEGEGKAELDGNASGIGYNVGIFFKPSDKLSFGLNYRSQVDMEVEDGTAEFDVPASVQSRFPAGTKFNAELPLPSTLTLGIGFNPTDKLTLAVDISRVGWSAYEKLRFDYSQNVNGQPFTENARNYEDVYIYRIGAEYKVTDALVVRGGAYYDETPVQEGYLTPETPDADSRGLSVGVGYTFSEKFSVDASFLYINKKERTDAANLSGGVPGTFKSIAYIPGVALNYNF from the coding sequence ATGAAAAGCAAAATCTTAGCCTTGCTGGGCAGCACCCTGCTTACAGGCACGGCAATGGCCGGAGGATACCAAGTGAACCTGGCCAGCCAGCGACAGATCGGTATGGGCCACACCGGTACCGGTTTAGTAACTGGAACTTCAAGCATCTTCTTTAACCCAGGTGCAATGGCTCAGGCACGTAATGGTGTTACTATAGGAGCCAGCGCTATTATATCTAAAATTGCTTACGAGGCTCCAGAAAGCTACAACACTATTCAGGCCGACAACCCAACCGGAACACCATTTCAGGTATATGGCGTGTATGGCATAACTGACAAATTAAAAGCAGGTTTAGGCGTTTATACTCCTTTTGGTAGCACTGTAAACTGGGGCGACGAGTGGAATGGCCGCTTTGGTTTAAATGAACTTACGTTGCAAGCCATATTCGTACAACCAACACTTAGCTATCAGATAACTGAGAAACTGGGCATAGGTGCTGGCTTTGTTTATTCATTTGGCGGTGTAAATCTGCAGCGCTCTATACCTCTTGAAAATAACGAAGGCGAAGGAAAAGCTGAACTTGATGGCAATGCAAGCGGTATTGGTTACAATGTAGGTATCTTCTTCAAACCATCTGATAAACTTTCTTTTGGTCTGAACTACCGCTCTCAGGTAGACATGGAAGTAGAAGATGGTACAGCTGAGTTTGATGTTCCGGCTTCTGTACAGTCTCGTTTCCCGGCTGGTACTAAATTTAATGCTGAACTACCATTGCCATCTACTTTAACACTGGGCATAGGCTTTAACCCAACTGATAAACTTACACTTGCTGTAGACATCAGCCGTGTAGGCTGGAGCGCTTACGAAAAACTTCGCTTCGACTATAGCCAGAATGTAAATGGCCAGCCGTTCACAGAGAACGCCCGTAACTACGAAGATGTATACATTTACCGTATAGGTGCCGAATATAAAGTTACTGATGCACTTGTAGTGCGTGGTGGTGCTTATTATGATGAAACCCCTGTGCAGGAGGGTTACCTGACCCCAGAAACACCAGATGCTGACTCACGCGGTCTGTCTGTAGGTGTAGGCTATACTTTCTCTGAGAAGTTTAGTGTAGATGCTTCTTTCCTATACATCAACAAAAAAGAAAGAACAGACGCTGCTAATTTATCCGGTGGTGTACCAGGCACATTTAAATCTATTGCCTACATACCAGGTGTTGCCCTTAATTACAACTTCTAA
- a CDS encoding NAD(P)/FAD-dependent oxidoreductase, protein MYDVIVIGGGPAGLNAAMLLGRSRRKVVVFDNRKHRNRWAVHMNGFLGCDGMNPHDFIERGREELQQYNVEILYKAIVSATHSKGCFVVNDDDGTVYKSKKLLLATGLKDYLPEIEGIEAFYGKSVHHCQYCDGWESRDKALAVYGRNRDGIGQALAMKTWSADVTLFTDGTNKLSRLDQELLQRNEVKVCTTKITGLKGEDGMLQKIILTNGEERAHQAMFFSTGSSQQCDLGEQLGCEFTNKGVIRTRRQQKSNIPGLYVAGDAARDMQLVIVAAAEGAKAGVAINMELQREERK, encoded by the coding sequence ATGTACGATGTTATAGTAATAGGCGGAGGGCCTGCCGGACTTAATGCCGCTATGTTGCTGGGCCGCTCACGCAGAAAAGTAGTTGTATTTGACAATAGGAAACACCGTAATAGATGGGCTGTGCATATGAATGGCTTTCTGGGCTGCGACGGGATGAACCCGCATGATTTTATAGAAAGAGGCAGGGAAGAACTGCAGCAATATAATGTAGAGATATTATACAAGGCTATAGTTTCGGCTACTCACTCTAAGGGATGTTTTGTAGTTAATGACGATGATGGCACTGTGTATAAATCAAAAAAGCTGTTGCTTGCTACCGGGTTAAAAGATTATCTGCCGGAGATAGAAGGTATAGAGGCATTTTACGGCAAATCTGTACATCATTGCCAGTACTGCGATGGCTGGGAGAGCCGGGATAAAGCCTTGGCAGTATACGGCAGAAACCGTGATGGCATAGGGCAGGCACTGGCCATGAAAACATGGAGCGCTGATGTTACCTTGTTTACGGACGGTACAAATAAATTAAGCCGCCTGGACCAGGAACTGCTGCAACGTAACGAGGTAAAAGTATGCACTACTAAAATTACCGGGCTGAAAGGTGAAGATGGAATGCTGCAGAAAATTATACTTACCAACGGGGAAGAAAGAGCGCATCAGGCTATGTTCTTCTCAACTGGTAGTTCGCAGCAGTGCGACCTGGGAGAGCAGCTAGGGTGTGAGTTTACAAATAAAGGAGTAATAAGAACGCGCCGGCAACAGAAATCAAATATACCTGGCTTATATGTAGCAGGCGATGCTGCCCGTGATATGCAATTAGTAATTGTAGCTGCAGCCGAAGGCGCTAAAGCTGGCGTAGCCATAAATATGGAGCTGCAGCGCGAAGAGCGAAAATAA
- a CDS encoding SGNH/GDSL hydrolase family protein codes for MKNFIYKSGVLALFAGVLLTSCDPEIDSPSPSAGEADFTTYVALGNSLTAGFADGALYREGQQNSYPAILSRQFALVGASDPLWTQPLLPAGVSLGSPRQNAEGQFEVPQQRVLRIVNDCKNVPGLSPVEAGAPAPFPQAFLGAAPQEPSPFNNMGVPGAKSFHLLAPGYGNPAGLANGTANPFFVRFASSPTTSVIADAMAQSPTFFTLWIGNNDVLGYALAGGVPVAGEKDYPTDKTQFAGAINLLINQLTSNGAGAKGAVGNIPSVDKIPYFTTIPYNGLNLTAEQATQLTAAYAQAGLTHITFQAGANAFVVLEDGIPRKATSNELILLPASDLLKCQGFGSQKPLDDKYVLSEAELETIRDYTASYNQSIAAAAQGKGLALADFNAYMNRIATGFTLNGVTYSSTFVSGNIFSLDGIHFTQRGAALAANEFIDAINKTYNSRIPKVDETQFSTVVFP; via the coding sequence ATGAAGAACTTTATCTATAAATCTGGTGTGCTGGCGCTTTTTGCCGGTGTACTGCTTACAAGCTGCGATCCTGAGATCGATAGCCCTAGCCCAAGTGCTGGCGAAGCTGATTTTACAACATATGTAGCGCTTGGCAACTCACTTACTGCAGGTTTTGCGGACGGCGCTTTATACCGCGAAGGCCAACAGAATTCCTACCCTGCTATACTTTCCAGGCAATTTGCTTTAGTTGGCGCAAGTGATCCTCTTTGGACTCAGCCGTTGCTGCCTGCAGGTGTTAGCCTTGGAAGCCCGCGTCAGAACGCCGAAGGGCAATTTGAAGTACCCCAGCAGCGTGTTTTAAGAATTGTAAACGATTGCAAAAATGTTCCTGGTCTTTCTCCGGTTGAGGCAGGTGCCCCTGCGCCATTCCCGCAGGCATTTTTAGGAGCTGCTCCGCAAGAGCCTAGCCCATTTAACAACATGGGTGTGCCAGGTGCTAAGTCTTTCCACTTATTAGCTCCAGGTTATGGCAACCCGGCCGGGCTGGCAAATGGTACAGCGAACCCATTCTTTGTAAGATTTGCATCGTCTCCTACTACCAGTGTTATTGCTGACGCCATGGCACAGAGCCCTACTTTCTTTACACTTTGGATCGGTAACAACGACGTATTAGGTTATGCATTGGCCGGTGGTGTACCAGTAGCAGGCGAGAAGGATTATCCTACCGATAAGACCCAGTTTGCCGGAGCTATTAACCTATTGATTAATCAGCTTACTTCAAATGGTGCTGGTGCTAAAGGGGCTGTTGGTAATATTCCGTCTGTAGATAAGATCCCATATTTTACAACTATACCTTACAACGGCCTTAACCTTACAGCTGAACAGGCTACTCAGTTAACTGCTGCATACGCGCAGGCAGGTCTTACACACATTACGTTCCAAGCAGGTGCAAATGCATTTGTAGTACTAGAAGATGGTATTCCTCGTAAGGCGACCTCAAACGAGCTTATCCTGTTGCCAGCCTCTGACCTGTTGAAATGCCAGGGGTTTGGTTCTCAGAAACCTTTAGATGATAAGTATGTCCTTTCTGAAGCCGAACTTGAAACTATAAGAGATTATACTGCCAGCTACAACCAGTCCATTGCAGCAGCAGCTCAGGGGAAAGGCCTTGCTTTAGCCGACTTTAACGCTTACATGAACAGAATAGCAACCGGCTTTACACTAAACGGCGTTACCTATAGCTCTACATTTGTTTCAGGTAACATTTTCAGCTTGGATGGTATTCACTTTACCCAGCGTGGTGCAGCCTTGGCAGCTAATGAGTTTATTGATGCGATTAACAAGACTTATAACTCAAGAATACCAAAAGTTGACGAAACTCAATTCAGTACAGTTGTATTCCCGTAA
- a CDS encoding M16 family metallopeptidase, with protein MKRKIIACLLWCVSGAAALAQTQGNKIEFTEYTLPNGLHVILHKDNSTPNVAVSVLYHVGSKNEVKGRTGFAHFFEHLMFEGTENIDRGQYMSMVQSAGGSLNANTSFDRTYYYELLPSNQVALGLWMEAERMKGAKVDEVGVETQRKVVQEEKRMRVDNQPYGTILENTFGLAYTEHPYKITPIGTFADLNSAKIEEFRDFYKTFYVPNNATLSIAGDINIDETKKLIEQYFGSIPKGTKAIPRPTIKEPKQSEERRKIVYDNIQLPAVIQAYHIPAQGTPDHYALSMLTTLLSGGESARLPKALVDKQQKAVAAMSIPFPTEDPGLFLTYAIANVGTDAQVLEDAMNVEIERVKTEPLSDKEFQKLRNQIESQFVQQNSTVAGRAENLANYHVYYKDANLINTEIDRYMKVTKNDIQRVAKEYLTKNNRVVLHYLPKSAQPKQ; from the coding sequence ATGAAACGTAAAATTATCGCCTGCCTTCTGTGGTGTGTTTCCGGTGCTGCTGCACTGGCGCAAACCCAGGGCAACAAGATCGAGTTCACGGAGTACACCCTCCCGAACGGACTGCACGTGATCCTGCACAAGGACAATTCTACACCAAACGTAGCAGTTTCAGTACTATACCATGTAGGTTCTAAAAACGAGGTTAAAGGCCGTACTGGGTTTGCTCACTTCTTCGAACACCTGATGTTTGAAGGTACTGAGAACATCGATCGTGGCCAGTACATGAGCATGGTACAAAGCGCGGGAGGTTCACTTAATGCCAATACCTCTTTCGACCGTACCTATTACTACGAGTTGTTACCATCTAACCAGGTTGCTTTAGGTTTATGGATGGAAGCAGAGCGTATGAAAGGCGCTAAAGTGGATGAGGTAGGTGTAGAAACACAGCGTAAGGTAGTGCAGGAAGAAAAACGCATGCGTGTAGATAACCAGCCTTACGGAACTATATTGGAGAATACTTTTGGCCTGGCTTATACCGAACATCCTTATAAGATCACTCCGATTGGTACATTTGCTGACCTGAACAGCGCTAAAATAGAGGAGTTCCGCGATTTTTATAAGACCTTCTATGTGCCAAACAATGCTACGCTTTCCATAGCCGGCGACATCAACATCGATGAGACCAAAAAGCTGATAGAGCAGTATTTCGGCAGCATCCCAAAAGGTACTAAAGCAATACCTCGCCCAACTATAAAAGAGCCTAAGCAATCCGAGGAGCGTCGTAAAATTGTGTACGACAACATTCAGCTTCCGGCAGTTATCCAGGCTTACCACATACCGGCACAAGGCACGCCGGACCATTACGCGTTATCAATGTTAACCACTTTATTATCAGGTGGAGAGAGTGCCCGCTTGCCAAAAGCGCTGGTTGATAAGCAGCAGAAAGCAGTTGCAGCTATGTCTATACCTTTCCCAACTGAAGATCCGGGTCTGTTCCTGACTTACGCTATTGCTAATGTTGGTACAGATGCACAGGTACTGGAAGATGCTATGAACGTGGAGATTGAGCGTGTAAAAACAGAGCCTCTCAGCGATAAGGAGTTCCAGAAACTGCGCAACCAGATTGAGAGCCAGTTTGTGCAGCAGAACAGCACTGTAGCCGGCCGCGCCGAGAACCTTGCCAACTACCATGTATACTATAAAGATGCGAACCTGATCAACACAGAGATCGACCGTTACATGAAAGTTACCAAGAATGACATCCAGCGTGTGGCAAAAGAATACCTGACTAAAAACAACCGTGTAGTACTGCACTACCTGCCAAAGTCAGCTCAGCCAAAACAGTAA